One Candidatus Glassbacteria bacterium genomic region harbors:
- a CDS encoding amidohydrolase family protein, which produces MALFRKSTLRTLLFLTIPFFQQTALGATMEENMNLAETSAVYQRIKSAVDSIRLIDTHEHQITEQLRLNHHADLFFWLVQPWGFTQNTDSDMMAAGLSEADRLFIADPKNSDVERWAKLSPYWEAAKYTSYSIPVRIAARDIHGISDIDNDNWWELNRKIKEADKPGIRNKILHELAGIDLLILDKIVWVDSSLNNGPPPRTVMVKRFDDFTLEDNFVQPSPKDIRAIADKYGVEIRTLDDFLEALDLAFQSIKEKGYYVGLKSAMAYDREILFRDTPRRDAEEIFSELIEHSLEHPQRRPFEDFMMHQVVRRAGEHGLPIQFHTGAQLGPGNKITNAKPTLLLNLIQKYPQTKFVIFHGGFPYMGELTAILKNYANVYLDMCQMPVFSMSVTREWLHKWLETVPVTKINLFGGDSMFLEGSYGHSVIARRVAAEVLTEKVEEGYLSTNEAIHISRRILRENAIELYELERFLR; this is translated from the coding sequence ATGGCTTTATTCCGAAAAAGTACGCTGCGAACCCTGCTTTTTCTTACAATACCGTTCTTTCAGCAAACCGCACTTGGGGCAACTATGGAAGAAAACATGAATCTGGCAGAAACCTCCGCCGTCTACCAGCGAATAAAGTCCGCCGTGGACTCCATCCGCCTGATCGACACCCACGAGCACCAGATTACCGAGCAACTGCGCCTGAACCACCACGCCGACCTGTTTTTCTGGCTCGTCCAGCCCTGGGGGTTCACTCAGAATACGGATTCGGACATGATGGCGGCCGGGCTTAGCGAAGCGGACCGTTTGTTTATCGCGGACCCGAAAAACAGCGACGTTGAGCGGTGGGCCAAGCTGTCCCCTTACTGGGAGGCTGCGAAATATACTTCATACTCGATTCCTGTGAGGATCGCGGCCCGGGACATTCATGGCATCAGCGATATCGACAATGACAACTGGTGGGAGTTGAATCGGAAAATAAAAGAGGCCGACAAGCCTGGCATACGCAACAAGATCCTTCACGAGCTTGCCGGAATCGACCTGCTGATCCTGGACAAAATCGTGTGGGTGGATTCGAGCCTGAACAATGGTCCTCCGCCGCGCACGGTGATGGTCAAGCGGTTTGATGACTTTACGCTCGAGGACAATTTTGTGCAGCCGTCCCCGAAGGATATCAGGGCCATCGCGGATAAATATGGCGTGGAGATCAGGACACTGGACGACTTTCTGGAAGCTCTCGACCTGGCATTTCAGAGCATAAAGGAAAAGGGTTACTACGTGGGGCTTAAATCCGCGATGGCTTACGACCGGGAAATTCTATTTCGTGATACTCCGCGACGGGATGCTGAAGAGATTTTTTCCGAGCTGATCGAGCACTCTCTGGAGCACCCGCAGAGAAGGCCTTTCGAGGATTTCATGATGCACCAGGTTGTCAGGCGCGCTGGAGAACACGGGCTGCCGATACAGTTTCACACCGGCGCCCAACTGGGGCCGGGCAATAAGATAACCAATGCAAAACCGACTCTTCTGCTGAACCTGATCCAGAAATATCCGCAGACGAAATTCGTAATCTTTCACGGCGGGTTTCCTTACATGGGCGAACTGACCGCTATCCTGAAGAATTACGCCAACGTTTATCTCGACATGTGCCAGATGCCTGTGTTTTCGATGAGTGTTACCAGGGAATGGCTGCACAAATGGTTGGAAACAGTCCCGGTGACCAAAATCAACCTTTTTGGAGGAGACAGCATGTTCCTCGAAGGCAGTTACGGCCACAGTGTAATCGCCCGCCGGGTTGCGGCAGAGGTGCTGACCGAAAAAGTAGAGGAAGGTTACCTTTCCACAAATGAAGCCATTCATATTTCAAGGCGTATCCTGAGAGAAAACGCGATTGAATTGTATGAACTAGAGCGCTTTCTGCGGTAA
- a CDS encoding DegT/DnrJ/EryC1/StrS family aminotransferase: MAKLALAGGKPLSKTGYQIKWPVVTEADVKAVERVARTGEWWRYDGREVEKFEKEFGKYHDAGNVLGVSNGTVAIEIALRACGIEPGDEVIVPAVTFIASASAVLMARAVPVFADIVEDTCQIDPADVKKKLTPRTKAIVVVHYAGYPVDMDAIMVIARKHKLRVVEDCAHAQGSEWHGRKVGAIGDIGTFSFQQSKSLTCGEGGAVITDSAELYNNAYAYHHIGRTLNSEKYQHTIVGPNYRITEFQGAILRTQLRKLQAQTLKRMENAARLTAALADIPGLEPLKKDSRITQRGYYFHVLSFDSQKFGLSRDTFLDAMAAEGAPLGVGYGAPVYQLPVFREMSFGRSGCPLTCGHYKGKMNYAEVTCPVAEKVSRNRHVTVQNDILLTERNIDLIARAVIKVSENRAELT, from the coding sequence ATGGCGAAACTGGCACTTGCCGGGGGCAAGCCGCTGTCTAAAACAGGCTATCAAATCAAGTGGCCGGTTGTCACCGAAGCCGATGTGAAGGCGGTGGAACGGGTGGCCAGAACTGGCGAGTGGTGGCGTTATGACGGCAGGGAAGTCGAAAAGTTCGAAAAGGAGTTCGGTAAGTACCACGACGCCGGTAACGTGCTGGGCGTTTCCAACGGTACGGTGGCTATCGAAATAGCTCTGCGCGCCTGCGGTATCGAGCCGGGTGACGAGGTGATAGTGCCGGCGGTAACGTTTATCGCTTCCGCCTCTGCGGTGCTGATGGCCCGGGCGGTCCCCGTGTTTGCCGATATAGTCGAGGACACCTGCCAGATCGACCCGGCGGATGTCAAGAAAAAACTGACTCCGCGGACAAAAGCGATTGTGGTGGTCCACTACGCCGGTTACCCGGTGGACATGGATGCGATTATGGTAATCGCCCGCAAGCATAAGTTGAGAGTGGTCGAGGACTGCGCCCATGCCCAGGGCTCCGAGTGGCACGGGCGCAAGGTGGGCGCAATCGGCGATATCGGCACGTTCAGCTTTCAGCAGTCCAAGTCCCTGACCTGCGGGGAAGGTGGGGCTGTTATCACTGATTCCGCGGAGCTCTACAACAACGCTTACGCCTATCACCATATCGGCCGGACCCTGAACAGCGAGAAATACCAGCATACCATCGTCGGCCCCAACTACAGGATCACCGAGTTCCAGGGCGCTATACTCAGAACCCAGCTCCGCAAGCTGCAGGCACAGACACTGAAGAGGATGGAAAACGCCGCCAGGCTGACCGCAGCCCTGGCCGATATCCCCGGGCTGGAGCCGCTGAAAAAAGACTCCCGGATCACCCAGCGGGGATACTATTTCCACGTGCTGAGTTTTGACTCACAGAAATTCGGGCTGAGCCGCGATACTTTTCTGGACGCGATGGCCGCCGAGGGAGCGCCGCTGGGAGTGGGCTACGGAGCGCCGGTTTACCAGTTGCCGGTTTTCCGCGAGATGAGTTTCGGGCGCTCCGGTTGCCCGCTCACCTGCGGCCATTACAAAGGGAAGATGAACTACGCCGAAGTGACGTGTCCCGTGGCCGAGAAAGTCAGCCGGAACAGGCACGTTACGGTGCAGAACGACATCCTGCTTACGGAAAGAAACATCGACCTGATTGCCCGGGCAGTGATAAAAGTATCCGAAAACCGTGCAGAACTGACCTGA